The genomic region CACGGTGAAGTTTACGTGACAGACGATGGTGCTGAAACTGACCTTGATCTTGGTCACTATGAACGTTTTATTGACATCAACCTTAACAAATATTCTAACGTAACAACTGGTAAAATTTATAGCGAAGTTCTTCGTAAAGAACGTAAAGGTGAATATCTTGGTGCAACTGTCCAAGTTATTCCACACATCACAGACGCTTTGAAAGAAAAAATCAAACGTGCCGCGACAACAACTGATTCTGACGTTATCATCACAGAAGTTGGTGGTACAGTTGGTGATATTGAAAGTCTTCCATTCCTTGAAGCCCTTCGTCAAATGAAAGCAGATGTTGGTGCTGATAATGTTATGTACATTCACACAACGCTTCTTCCATACCTTAAAGCTGCTGGTGAAATGAAAACTAAACCCACACAACATTCTGTTAAAGAATTGCGTGGTCTTGGTATTCAACCTAATATGTTGGTTATCCGTACAGAAAAACCAGCTGGTCAAAACATTAAAAATAAATTGGCACAATTCTGTGATGTTGCTCCAGAAGCTGTTATTGAGTCACTTGACGTGGATCATATTTATCAAATTCCACTTAACATGCAAGCTCAAAACATGGATCAAATCGTTTGTGACCACTTGAAATTGGATGTGCCAAAAGCGGATATGTCAGAATGGTCTACAATGGTTGATAAGATTATGAATCTTAAAAAATCAACTAAGATTGCTCTTGTTGGTAAATATGTTGAATTGCCAGACGCTTACCTTTCAGTTGTCGAAGCTCTTAAACATTCAGGTTATGTTAATGATGTGGCTGTTGACCTTAAATGGGTTAATGCCAATGATCTTACGGCTGACAATGTTGAAGAAATGCTTGGTGATGCTGATGGTATCATTGTCCCAGGTGGATTTGGTCAACGTGGGACAGAAGGTAAAATTGAAGCAATCCGCTATGCGCGTGAAAAAGACGTGCCAATGCTTGGTATCTGTCTTGGTATGCAATTGACTTGTGTGGAATTCGCTCGTAACGTATTGAACTTGGAAGGTGCAAATTCAGCTGAGCTTGCTCCGGATACTAAATACCCAATTATTGATATTATGCGTGACCAAATTGATATCGAAGATATGGGTGGAACACTTCGCCTTGGGCTTTACCCATGTAAATT from Streptococcus lutetiensis harbors:
- a CDS encoding CTP synthase encodes the protein MTKYIFVTGGVVSSIGKGIVAASLGRLLKNRGLKVTIQKFDPYINIDPGTMSPYQHGEVYVTDDGAETDLDLGHYERFIDINLNKYSNVTTGKIYSEVLRKERKGEYLGATVQVIPHITDALKEKIKRAATTTDSDVIITEVGGTVGDIESLPFLEALRQMKADVGADNVMYIHTTLLPYLKAAGEMKTKPTQHSVKELRGLGIQPNMLVIRTEKPAGQNIKNKLAQFCDVAPEAVIESLDVDHIYQIPLNMQAQNMDQIVCDHLKLDVPKADMSEWSTMVDKIMNLKKSTKIALVGKYVELPDAYLSVVEALKHSGYVNDVAVDLKWVNANDLTADNVEEMLGDADGIIVPGGFGQRGTEGKIEAIRYAREKDVPMLGICLGMQLTCVEFARNVLNLEGANSAELAPDTKYPIIDIMRDQIDIEDMGGTLRLGLYPCKLKPGSRAAQAYNNQEVIQRRHRHRYEFNTKFRDQFEEAGFVFSGVSPDNRLMEVVELPEKKFFVAAQYHPELQSRPNRPEELYTAFVTAVIENSK